One Streptosporangiales bacterium DNA segment encodes these proteins:
- a CDS encoding ABC transporter: MSVSAANASHAFECYIQQYRRTWRGSVFSTFLMPLVYLGAMGVGVGTLIDDPGVTGSLGGSYLDFLAPGLLAASVLLVVIGECTWPVISQIKWDKTFYAMLATPLSSTDVLVGHLAWVGVRAAMTAAATYLAMLVFGVVDHALSLLTLPAAILTGLALATPIYAFAVTRKNEASFSLLYRFGSVPLFLFSGTFFPVTELPTAVQPLAYVSPLWHGVDLCRTLVAGGTTLPMALLHVGYLAGWMVVGFVLARRGFARRMVV; the protein is encoded by the coding sequence ATGAGCGTCTCCGCCGCCAACGCGTCCCACGCGTTCGAGTGCTACATCCAGCAGTACCGCCGCACCTGGCGCGGCAGCGTCTTCTCCACGTTCCTCATGCCGCTGGTCTACCTCGGGGCGATGGGAGTCGGGGTCGGCACCCTCATCGACGACCCCGGCGTGACGGGCTCGCTCGGCGGCTCGTACCTCGACTTCCTGGCACCGGGCCTGCTCGCCGCGTCGGTCCTGCTGGTGGTCATCGGCGAGTGCACCTGGCCGGTCATCTCGCAGATCAAGTGGGACAAGACCTTCTACGCCATGCTCGCCACGCCGCTGAGCAGCACCGACGTCCTCGTCGGCCACCTCGCGTGGGTCGGCGTGCGCGCGGCCATGACGGCCGCGGCGACGTACCTCGCGATGCTGGTCTTCGGCGTGGTCGACCACGCACTGTCCCTGCTGACCCTGCCGGCCGCGATCCTCACCGGCCTGGCGCTCGCCACGCCGATCTACGCGTTCGCGGTGACGCGCAAGAACGAAGCATCGTTCTCGCTGCTCTACCGGTTCGGCAGCGTGCCGCTCTTCCTGTTCTCCGGCACCTTCTTCCCGGTCACCGAGCTGCCCACCGCGGTCCAGCCGCTTGCGTACGTCTCGCCGCTGTGGCACGGCGTCGACCTGTGCCGCACCCTCGTCGCCGGCGGCACGACGCTGCCGATGGCGCTGCTCCACGTCGGCTACCTCGCCGGCTGGATGGTGGTCGGCTTCGTGCTCGCCCGCCGCGGGTTCGCCAGGCGGATGGTGGTGTGA
- a CDS encoding ABC transporter, whose protein sequence is MFVTRSMTSRGKGRRMFERNVLAYRSGWFVFASGLFEPVFYLFSLGIGLGALVGTIDVGGRQVPYPVFVAPAMLAVSAMNGALTETTFNMFARLKYARLYDSVLATPMRPVDVALGEIAWALARGGCYSAAFLALMAVMGYVESWYGLLALPATILIGYAFGAVGMAFATFMRSWQDFDYLGFVIMVLFLLSATFYPLDVYPDWVQPIVQWTPLTQSVELIRELTTGSISAMTAVHAGYLAVLSVAGSVASSRRIDRLLCQ, encoded by the coding sequence ATGTTCGTCACGCGCTCGATGACCAGCCGCGGCAAGGGCCGCAGGATGTTCGAGCGCAACGTCCTCGCCTACCGCAGCGGCTGGTTCGTCTTCGCCTCGGGGCTGTTCGAGCCGGTGTTCTACCTGTTCTCGCTGGGCATCGGTCTCGGTGCGCTCGTCGGCACGATCGACGTCGGCGGCCGGCAGGTGCCGTACCCCGTGTTCGTCGCACCGGCGATGCTCGCGGTGTCGGCCATGAACGGCGCGCTCACCGAGACGACCTTCAACATGTTCGCGCGGCTCAAGTACGCGCGGCTCTACGACTCGGTCCTCGCCACACCGATGCGTCCGGTCGACGTCGCCCTCGGCGAGATCGCCTGGGCGCTCGCGCGGGGCGGCTGCTACTCGGCGGCGTTCCTCGCGCTGATGGCCGTCATGGGCTATGTCGAGTCCTGGTACGGGCTGCTCGCGCTGCCCGCGACGATCCTCATCGGCTACGCGTTCGGCGCCGTCGGCATGGCGTTCGCGACGTTCATGCGCAGCTGGCAGGACTTCGACTACCTCGGCTTCGTCATCATGGTGCTGTTCCTGCTGTCGGCGACGTTCTACCCGCTCGACGTCTACCCCGACTGGGTGCAGCCGATCGTGCAGTGGACCCCGCTGACCCAGTCCGTCGAGCTGATCCGCGAGCTGACCACCGGCAGCATCTCCGCCATGACCGCCGTGCACGCCGGCTACCTCGCGGTGCTCAGCGTCGCCGGCTCCGTCGCGTCGAGCCGCCGCATCGACCGCCTGCTCTGCCAGTGA
- a CDS encoding DUF2469 family protein: MSTEDLEKYETEMELQLYKEYRDVLRLFTHSVETERRFYLTNDVQLQVRTSGTGEVYFEVTMTDAWVWDLYRMKRFVKSVRVVTFKDVNIEELAQSDDLDLPKDGEV; encoded by the coding sequence ATGAGTACCGAGGATCTCGAGAAGTACGAGACCGAGATGGAGCTCCAGCTCTACAAGGAGTACCGCGACGTGCTCCGCCTGTTCACGCACTCGGTCGAGACGGAGCGGCGCTTCTACCTGACCAACGACGTCCAGCTGCAGGTGCGCACGTCGGGCACCGGCGAGGTGTACTTCGAGGTCACCATGACCGACGCCTGGGTGTGGGACCTCTACCGGATGAAGCGGTTCGTGAAGAGCGTGCGGGTGGTGACGTTCAAGGACGTCAACATCGAGGAGCTCGCCCAGAGCGACGACCTCGACCTCCCGAAGGACGGCGAGGTCTGA
- a CDS encoding ribonuclease HII: protein MIGTTQPIRVRRDSGLYGYERALARSGLAPVAGVDEAGRGACAGPLVVGAAILPGGQRGIVPELADSKVMTPLKRERAYREIVRRALAWSVVVVAAGECDRLGMHVADIEGMRRALARLDPQPRYVLSDGFPVSGLGVPGLAVPKGDAVIGCVAAASVIAKVTRDRLMTEMHEEFPAYGFDVHKGYVTAGHRRTLADHGPCPEHRRRFVTVRGAMRHDDGEAPIDGLTLEEEEEVRRA, encoded by the coding sequence ATGATCGGCACCACACAGCCCATCCGCGTGCGCCGCGACTCCGGCCTCTACGGATACGAGCGGGCGCTGGCCAGGTCGGGCCTCGCCCCGGTGGCGGGCGTCGACGAGGCAGGACGGGGCGCGTGTGCCGGGCCACTGGTGGTGGGTGCGGCGATCCTGCCCGGCGGGCAGCGGGGCATCGTCCCGGAGCTCGCCGACTCCAAGGTCATGACCCCGCTCAAGCGCGAGCGCGCGTACCGGGAGATCGTCCGGCGTGCGCTCGCCTGGAGTGTCGTCGTCGTGGCGGCCGGGGAGTGCGACCGGCTCGGCATGCACGTCGCGGACATCGAGGGCATGCGCCGGGCGCTCGCGCGGCTCGACCCGCAGCCGCGCTACGTGCTGAGCGACGGCTTCCCGGTGAGCGGCCTCGGGGTCCCCGGGCTGGCCGTGCCCAAGGGCGACGCCGTGATCGGCTGCGTGGCCGCGGCATCGGTGATCGCCAAGGTCACCAGGGACCGGCTGATGACGGAGATGCACGAGGAGTTCCCCGCGTACGGGTTCGACGTGCACAAGGGCTACGTGACAGCGGGTCACCGCAGGACACTCGCCGACCACGGACCGTGTCCGGAGCACCGTCGGCGGTTCGTCACGGTGCGGGGCGCGATGAGACATGATGACGGGGAGGCCCCGATCGACGGCCTGACGCTCGAGGAGGAGGAAGAGGTGAGGCGCGCATGA
- the lepB gene encoding signal peptidase I, with amino-acid sequence MTDDLETSAPAGTTGGRHRPDAARRGRRRAGARQDPSEGRGTGRVGDVRESAKASGDKGTTSKKSAFFKELVILVVLVLGLTALLRGLVFEAYMIPSGSMENTLQIGDKVLVNKMVYRFGDVERGDVIVFDGAGSFTPEVEVPADDQANPVVRAFRWISQFFGGTPIGEEDFVKRVIGVPGDKVECRRSDTGFGMYVNGVRLQEKPYLYPGDQPCAKEFAGKNAVTVPQGRLWVMGDHRSLSADSREHVDDGNLGTVPEDAVIGKAFAIVWPTDHWTSLARPDTFDQRALHGAAQPSGVVGTGGDHAPLVALAGVLTLAPGRPRRWRPRRP; translated from the coding sequence ATGACCGACGATCTGGAGACCTCGGCACCGGCCGGGACCACGGGGGGAAGACATCGTCCCGACGCTGCACGTCGTGGTCGGCGCCGGGCTGGTGCGAGGCAGGACCCGTCGGAGGGTCGCGGGACGGGAAGGGTCGGCGACGTGAGGGAGTCGGCCAAGGCGTCGGGCGACAAGGGGACCACCAGCAAGAAGAGCGCCTTCTTCAAGGAGCTCGTGATCCTCGTCGTGCTCGTGCTCGGTCTGACGGCGTTACTGCGCGGCCTCGTGTTCGAGGCGTACATGATCCCGTCGGGGTCGATGGAGAACACCCTGCAGATCGGCGACAAGGTCCTCGTCAACAAGATGGTGTACCGCTTCGGCGACGTCGAACGCGGCGATGTGATCGTCTTCGACGGCGCCGGGTCCTTCACCCCCGAGGTGGAGGTGCCGGCCGACGACCAGGCCAACCCCGTGGTGCGGGCGTTCCGCTGGATCTCGCAGTTCTTCGGCGGCACGCCCATCGGCGAGGAGGACTTCGTCAAGCGGGTCATCGGCGTCCCCGGTGACAAGGTCGAGTGCCGCAGGTCCGACACCGGGTTCGGCATGTACGTCAACGGCGTGCGGCTGCAGGAGAAGCCCTACCTCTACCCGGGCGACCAGCCGTGCGCGAAGGAGTTCGCGGGCAAGAACGCCGTCACCGTCCCGCAGGGGCGGCTGTGGGTGATGGGTGACCACCGGTCGCTGTCGGCCGACTCGCGCGAGCACGTCGACGACGGCAACCTCGGCACGGTGCCCGAGGACGCGGTCATCGGCAAGGCGTTCGCGATCGTCTGGCCGACCGACCACTGGACATCGCTGGCGCGCCCCGACACGTTCGACCAACGTGCCCTGCACGGAGCCGCCCAGCCGTCCGGCGTCGTGGGCACGGGCGGCGACCACGCACCGCTGGTCGCGCTCGCCGGTGTGCTGACGCTCGCGCCCGGCCGTCCCCGCAGGTGGCGCCCGCGACGACCATGA
- the rplS gene encoding 50S ribosomal protein L19 → MHRLDEIDAASMRADIPDFRAGDTLKVHVRVVEGNKSRIQVFQGAVIRRQGAGLRESFTVRKVSYGVGVERTFPIHAPTIERIEVATRGDVRRAKLYYLRDRRGKAAKIKERREVSSAS, encoded by the coding sequence ATGCACCGCCTCGACGAGATCGACGCCGCCTCGATGCGTGCGGACATCCCGGACTTCCGCGCCGGCGACACGCTCAAGGTCCACGTCCGCGTCGTCGAGGGCAACAAGAGCCGCATCCAGGTCTTCCAGGGTGCCGTCATCCGTCGCCAGGGCGCCGGGCTGCGCGAGTCGTTCACCGTGCGCAAGGTCAGCTACGGCGTGGGGGTCGAACGCACGTTCCCGATCCACGCGCCGACCATCGAGCGCATCGAGGTCGCCACGCGCGGCGACGTCCGTCGGGCGAAGCTCTACTACCTGCGTGACCGCCGCGGCAAGGCCGCGAAGATCAAGGAGCGTCGCGAGGTCTCCTCCGCGTCCTGA
- the trmD gene encoding tRNA (guanosine(37)-N1)-methyltransferase TrmD → MRIDVVTIFPEYLAPLDVSLIGRARTTGLLDVRVHDLRDWTEDVHRSVDDSPYGGGAGMVMTPEPWGRALDALVAESDAGGGAPRVVVPTPSGHRFTQDDAHRYAREPWLVFACGRYEGIDARVVEAYAERVPVEEVSIGDYVLAGGEVAALVMIEATSRLLPGVLGNPASLVEESHVDGLLEYPVYTKPAVWRGRAVPEELLSGNHQLVARWRREAALARTAERRPDLLGQEPEGSQP, encoded by the coding sequence GTGCGCATCGACGTCGTCACGATCTTCCCCGAGTACCTCGCGCCGCTGGACGTCTCGCTGATCGGGCGTGCCAGGACCACCGGGCTGCTCGACGTCCGCGTGCACGACCTGCGCGACTGGACCGAGGACGTCCACCGCTCCGTCGACGACTCGCCGTACGGCGGCGGCGCGGGCATGGTGATGACCCCCGAGCCCTGGGGGCGCGCGCTCGACGCCCTGGTGGCGGAGTCGGACGCCGGCGGCGGTGCGCCGCGGGTGGTCGTCCCGACGCCCAGCGGGCACAGGTTCACCCAGGACGACGCCCACCGCTACGCGCGGGAGCCGTGGCTGGTCTTCGCCTGCGGCCGCTACGAGGGCATCGACGCCCGGGTGGTGGAGGCCTACGCCGAGCGGGTCCCCGTCGAGGAGGTGTCGATCGGCGACTACGTGCTGGCCGGCGGCGAGGTCGCGGCGCTCGTCATGATCGAGGCGACGAGCCGGCTGCTGCCCGGGGTGCTCGGCAACCCCGCCTCGCTGGTCGAGGAGTCCCACGTCGACGGTCTGCTCGAGTACCCGGTGTACACCAAGCCCGCCGTGTGGCGCGGCCGAGCCGTGCCCGAGGAGCTGCTCTCCGGCAACCACCAGCTCGTCGCCCGGTGGCGACGCGAGGCGGCGCTGGCCAGGACCGCCGAGCGGCGTCCCGACCTGCTCGGGCAGGAGCCGGAGGGATCGCAGCCGTAG
- the rimM gene encoding ribosome maturation factor RimM, whose translation MLIVIGRVLRAHGLRGDVLVDVRTDEPARRFRAGAVLRRGDGTGALTIEAASPHADRMRVRFAEAGDRTSAEGLRGVELVFDSDDLTPSTDPDDVHDLELIGSSVVTTDGAEVGTVTDVLHPAQDVLVIERATGGEVLVPFVAAMVPVVDLANRRLVVDPPPGLLDDEEG comes from the coding sequence GTGCTCATCGTCATCGGCCGGGTGCTGCGTGCCCACGGGCTGCGCGGCGACGTGCTCGTCGACGTCCGCACCGACGAACCGGCACGCCGGTTCCGGGCCGGTGCGGTCCTGCGACGCGGTGACGGCACCGGCGCCCTGACGATCGAGGCCGCGAGCCCGCACGCCGACCGGATGCGCGTACGGTTCGCCGAGGCGGGTGACCGGACGTCCGCCGAGGGGCTACGCGGAGTCGAGCTCGTGTTCGACAGCGACGACCTGACGCCGAGCACCGACCCCGACGACGTCCACGACCTCGAGCTGATCGGCTCGTCAGTCGTCACCACCGACGGCGCCGAGGTCGGCACGGTCACCGACGTCCTCCACCCGGCCCAGGACGTGCTCGTCATCGAGCGGGCGACCGGCGGAGAGGTGCTCGTCCCGTTCGTCGCGGCGATGGTGCCGGTGGTGGACCTCGCCAACCGCCGGCTGGTGGTCGACCCGCCCCCCGGTCTGCTTGACGACGAGGAGGGCTGA
- a CDS encoding RNA-binding protein → MLSETVEHLVRGIVDHPDDVTVRSRALRRGKILDVRVHPDDLGRVIGRSGRTAQNIRTVVDALSQGEHQRVEFEAHGASRGSRRNGAGR, encoded by the coding sequence ATGCTCAGCGAGACCGTCGAACACCTGGTTCGCGGCATCGTCGACCACCCGGACGACGTGACCGTGCGCTCGCGTGCGCTGCGCCGCGGCAAGATCCTCGATGTCCGGGTACACCCGGACGACCTCGGCCGCGTGATCGGCCGCAGCGGCCGTACCGCGCAGAACATCCGCACGGTCGTCGACGCCCTGTCCCAGGGCGAGCACCAGCGGGTCGAGTTCGAGGCGCACGGCGCCTCACGGGGCTCTCGGCGCAACGGCGCGGGGCGCTGA
- the rpsP gene encoding 30S ribosomal protein S16 has protein sequence MAVKIRLKRLGKIRNPQYRIVVMDSRTKRDGRAIEEIGKYHPKEDPSLIEVDSERAQYWLKVGAQPSDPVRHLLKLTGDWQRFQGDPNAESTVKPPRTRADKQAAYEAAAKESGDSGAPAKRAASEAPQADASSEA, from the coding sequence GTGGCAGTCAAGATCAGGCTCAAGCGCCTGGGGAAGATCCGCAACCCCCAGTACCGCATCGTGGTCATGGACTCACGCACCAAGCGTGACGGCCGCGCCATCGAGGAGATCGGCAAGTACCACCCGAAGGAAGACCCCTCGCTCATCGAGGTCGACTCCGAGCGGGCGCAGTACTGGCTGAAGGTGGGCGCGCAGCCGAGTGACCCAGTGCGCCACCTGCTGAAGCTCACCGGCGACTGGCAGCGGTTCCAGGGCGACCCGAACGCCGAGAGCACCGTGAAGCCGCCCAGGACCCGGGCCGACAAGCAGGCTGCTTACGAGGCCGCCGCCAAGGAGTCGGGCGACTCCGGCGCGCCGGCCAAGAGGGCCGCGAGTGAGGCGCCGCAGGCCGACGCCTCCAGCGAGGCCTGA
- a CDS encoding signal recognition particle protein, with the protein MFETLTDRLESVFSALRKKGRLTEDDVTSTCREIRIALLEADVALPAVKDFIARVKERALGAEVHDALNPAQQVIKIVNDELVDTLGGETRRLRFAKTPPTVLMLAGLQGTGKTTLAGKLAHWLREQGHVPLLVAADLQRPNAVQQLQVLGERAQVAVFAPEPGNGVGDPVAVARDAVDHARRQQYDVILVDTAGRLGIDADMMKQAVDIRDAVNPDEILFVVDAMIGQDAVTTAEAFLEGVGFDGVVLTKLDGDARGGAALSVAHVTGRQVMFASTGEKLDDFDVFHPDRMASRILGMGDMLTLIEQAQRTFDEDQATEMAGKLATGDDFTLEDFLQQIAMVRKLGSISSLLGMVPGMNQMREQIDQIDDRDVDRLTAIIQSMTPAERHTPKIINGSRRLRIASGSGTTVTDVNHLVERFNEARKMMKQMSGGGIPGMPGMPGGRKAKQQRKGKGKGKKKGAKGRSGGGTKQPGGLGLPAGMPDLTGGAPGGGMPGGFGGFRMPDLSKLNPPPPREK; encoded by the coding sequence GTGTTTGAAACCCTGACCGACCGACTCGAGTCCGTCTTCAGCGCGCTCCGCAAGAAGGGGCGCCTGACGGAGGACGACGTCACCTCCACCTGTCGCGAGATCCGCATCGCCCTGCTCGAGGCGGACGTCGCGCTGCCGGCGGTCAAGGATTTCATTGCCCGCGTCAAAGAACGGGCCCTCGGCGCGGAGGTGCACGACGCGCTCAATCCCGCGCAGCAGGTCATCAAGATCGTCAACGACGAGCTCGTCGACACCCTCGGCGGCGAGACCCGCCGGCTGCGCTTCGCCAAGACACCGCCGACGGTCCTCATGCTCGCGGGCCTGCAGGGCACGGGTAAGACGACGCTCGCCGGCAAGCTGGCGCACTGGTTGCGCGAGCAGGGCCACGTACCGCTGCTCGTCGCCGCCGACCTCCAGCGTCCCAACGCGGTGCAGCAGCTGCAGGTGCTCGGCGAGCGCGCGCAGGTCGCGGTGTTCGCCCCCGAGCCGGGCAACGGCGTCGGCGACCCGGTGGCCGTCGCGCGCGACGCCGTCGACCACGCCAGGCGGCAGCAGTACGACGTGATCCTCGTCGACACGGCCGGACGCCTGGGCATCGACGCGGACATGATGAAGCAGGCGGTGGACATCCGCGACGCCGTCAATCCGGACGAGATCCTGTTCGTCGTCGACGCGATGATCGGTCAGGACGCCGTCACCACGGCGGAGGCGTTCCTCGAGGGCGTCGGCTTCGACGGCGTCGTCCTCACCAAGCTCGACGGCGACGCGCGCGGGGGTGCCGCACTGTCGGTCGCCCACGTGACCGGCCGCCAGGTGATGTTCGCGTCGACCGGCGAGAAGCTCGACGACTTCGACGTCTTCCACCCCGACCGCATGGCGTCGCGGATCCTCGGCATGGGCGACATGCTGACACTGATCGAGCAGGCGCAGCGCACGTTCGACGAGGACCAGGCCACCGAGATGGCCGGCAAGCTGGCCACCGGCGACGACTTCACCCTCGAGGACTTCCTGCAGCAGATCGCGATGGTGCGCAAGCTGGGATCGATCTCCAGCCTGCTCGGCATGGTTCCCGGCATGAACCAGATGCGCGAGCAGATCGACCAGATCGACGATCGCGACGTCGACCGGCTCACCGCGATCATCCAGTCGATGACACCGGCGGAGCGCCATACACCGAAGATCATCAACGGCTCGCGCCGGCTCCGCATCGCGAGCGGCTCGGGCACCACCGTCACCGACGTCAACCACCTCGTCGAGCGCTTCAACGAGGCGCGCAAGATGATGAAGCAGATGAGCGGCGGTGGCATCCCCGGCATGCCGGGTATGCCGGGCGGCCGCAAGGCCAAGCAGCAGCGCAAGGGGAAGGGCAAGGGCAAGAAGAAGGGGGCCAAGGGGCGCAGCGGCGGCGGCACGAAGCAGCCGGGCGGGCTGGGGCTGCCGGCCGGCATGCCCGACCTCACCGGCGGCGCTCCCGGCGGGGGGATGCCCGGCGGCTTCGGCGGGTTCCGCATGCCCGACCTGTCCAAGCTCAACCCGCCCCCGCCGCGCGAGAAGTAG
- a CDS encoding ABC transporter substrate-binding protein: MRQRAWVRVGVAFAAAALVLTSCGNRGEDNNSGGGGDDAGKVAKIGVISPTSGDLSALGIGIRDSVDLAVKQANEKKLIPGWTLEVAAEDDEGKPDVAKNAATKLANDDEVVAVVGTLNSSTSQQVQPVLSAANITQVSPANTGTELTQGADWKTTPKRAYENYFRVCTTDAIQGPFAARYVYNELKITEVATIHDKKTYGQGLAESFTAEFEKLGGKIVSKQTITPEDKDYSAVISKIKPKNPGLIYYGGEYPQAGPLKQQLKSNGVDAKLMGGDGTYSTEFIPLAGKAASGFLATSIGAPLNKLPAAEQYTKDYKAGGYKGDNSSYGAYSYDSATAILNALKTSLKDADDAKSARQATVDAMKDVSFDGLSGEVAFDEYGDTTNRVLTVYEVKGDEFTDVNTEEFK; this comes from the coding sequence GTGCGCCAACGTGCATGGGTCCGCGTCGGGGTGGCGTTCGCTGCCGCGGCGCTCGTCTTGACGTCCTGCGGCAACCGCGGCGAGGACAACAACAGTGGTGGCGGCGGTGACGACGCGGGCAAGGTCGCCAAGATCGGGGTCATCTCCCCCACCTCAGGTGATCTCTCGGCACTCGGCATCGGCATCCGCGACTCCGTCGACCTGGCTGTCAAGCAGGCCAACGAGAAGAAGCTCATCCCCGGCTGGACGCTCGAGGTCGCGGCGGAGGACGACGAGGGCAAGCCCGACGTCGCCAAGAACGCCGCCACCAAGCTCGCCAACGACGACGAGGTCGTCGCGGTGGTCGGCACGCTGAACTCCAGCACCAGCCAGCAGGTGCAGCCGGTCCTCTCGGCCGCGAACATCACCCAGGTCTCGCCGGCCAACACCGGCACCGAGCTGACCCAGGGCGCGGACTGGAAGACCACGCCGAAGCGGGCGTACGAGAACTACTTCCGCGTCTGCACCACCGACGCGATCCAGGGTCCGTTCGCGGCGCGCTACGTCTACAACGAACTGAAGATCACCGAGGTCGCGACGATCCACGACAAGAAGACCTACGGTCAGGGCCTCGCGGAGTCGTTCACCGCGGAGTTCGAGAAGCTCGGCGGCAAGATCGTGTCCAAGCAGACGATCACACCCGAGGACAAGGACTACAGCGCCGTCATCTCGAAGATCAAGCCGAAGAACCCCGGCCTGATCTACTACGGCGGCGAATACCCGCAAGCCGGTCCGCTGAAGCAGCAGCTCAAGTCGAACGGTGTCGACGCGAAGTTGATGGGTGGCGACGGCACGTACTCGACCGAGTTCATCCCGTTGGCGGGCAAGGCCGCGAGCGGCTTCCTCGCCACCTCGATCGGTGCGCCGCTGAACAAGCTCCCGGCGGCCGAGCAGTACACCAAGGACTACAAGGCGGGCGGCTACAAGGGTGACAACTCGTCGTACGGCGCGTACTCCTACGACTCCGCCACGGCGATCCTCAACGCACTCAAGACCTCGCTCAAGGATGCCGACGACGCCAAGTCGGCGCGGCAGGCGACGGTCGACGCGATGAAGGACGTCTCGTTCGACGGCCTCTCGGGCGAGGTCGCGTTCGACGAGTACGGCGACACCACCAACCGGGTACTGACCGTCTACGAGGTCAAAGGCGACGAGTTCACGGACGTCAACACCGAGGAGTTCAAGTAG
- a CDS encoding branched-chain amino acid ABC transporter permease translates to MPHGLELLLQQLVNGLSLGALYALIAVGYTVVYGIIQLINFAHGEVFMIGAFGALTVWTVLFRDMTALWIFPFMVIGAIGASIGVAVLMERVAYRPLRSAPRLAPLITAIGVSVFLQEAVRLFYGRIPSFPNATRAIPFPQIDGITGQPLVVFGVTVQRSAVFTITALIICTIFLYWFVNRTRTGRAMQATSQDPDTARLMGINVDRIIVVAFALGAALAAIAGIAHGLKYTNIDFRMGFIAGLKAFTAAVLGGIGNIYGAVLGGLVLGLVETLATQYIPGQFGGSAWKDVWAFALLILVLVFRPQGLLGARVVDRA, encoded by the coding sequence CTGCCACACGGCCTTGAGCTGCTCCTGCAGCAACTGGTCAACGGACTGTCGCTGGGCGCCCTGTACGCGCTCATCGCAGTCGGTTACACCGTGGTGTACGGCATCATCCAGCTCATCAACTTCGCGCACGGCGAGGTGTTCATGATCGGGGCGTTCGGCGCGCTCACGGTGTGGACGGTGCTGTTCCGTGACATGACCGCGCTGTGGATCTTCCCGTTCATGGTGATCGGCGCCATCGGCGCGTCGATCGGCGTAGCCGTACTGATGGAGCGGGTGGCGTACCGGCCGTTACGCAGCGCACCGCGACTGGCGCCGCTGATCACCGCCATCGGCGTCTCGGTCTTCCTCCAGGAGGCCGTCCGCCTCTTCTACGGCCGGATCCCGAGCTTTCCCAACGCCACCAGGGCGATCCCGTTCCCGCAGATCGACGGCATCACCGGACAGCCGCTCGTCGTCTTCGGCGTCACCGTGCAGCGGTCGGCGGTGTTCACCATCACCGCGCTCATCATCTGCACGATCTTCCTGTACTGGTTCGTCAACCGCACCCGCACCGGCCGGGCGATGCAGGCGACGTCCCAGGATCCCGACACCGCGCGGCTGATGGGCATCAACGTCGACCGCATCATCGTCGTCGCGTTCGCCCTCGGTGCGGCCCTGGCCGCCATCGCGGGCATCGCGCACGGCCTCAAGTACACCAACATCGACTTCCGGATGGGATTCATCGCCGGGCTCAAGGCGTTCACTGCCGCTGTGCTCGGCGGTATCGGCAACATCTACGGCGCCGTGCTCGGCGGGCTCGTCCTCGGTCTCGTCGAGACCCTCGCGACGCAGTACATTCCCGGCCAGTTCGGCGGCAGCGCCTGGAAGGACGTCTGGGCGTTCGCGCTCCTCATCCTCGTCCTCGTCTTCCGGCCGCAGGGTCTGCTCGGCGCGCGGGTGGTGGACCGCGCATGA